A region of Rhizobium grahamii DNA encodes the following proteins:
- a CDS encoding MFS transporter, which produces MPIALLVLALSSFAIGTTEFVIMGLLPEVASDLAVSIPQAGWLVTGYALAVAIGAPIMAVSTSRLKRRTALISLMGFFIIGNLLCAISPNYWVLMVARIVTALCHGAFFGIGSVVAANLVTPDRKASAVALMFTGLTLANVLGVPLGTAIGQAYGWRSTFAIVTVIGIVTIVGLIAVLPKDSQEQQGSLRSEIAALRNARLWLALSTTVFFAASMFALFTYIAPLLRDVTGLTPDGVTWTLFLIGLGLTIGNLVGGKLADWKLGPTLAVMFGLIALTSIAFSITMRSLIPTEITLFLWAMATFAAVPALQVGVVRFGKNAPNLVSTINIGAFNTGNALGAWAGGMVIDAGFEMTRVPLAAALMALLGLGATALTYLSTEEQPDPALAE; this is translated from the coding sequence ATGCCTATTGCTCTTCTCGTTCTCGCCCTGAGCTCATTTGCGATCGGCACCACCGAATTCGTCATCATGGGCCTCCTGCCGGAGGTCGCCTCCGATCTCGCCGTCTCCATTCCGCAGGCCGGCTGGCTGGTGACGGGATACGCGCTCGCGGTCGCCATCGGCGCCCCGATCATGGCGGTATCGACCTCGCGCCTGAAGCGCCGTACGGCGCTGATCAGCCTGATGGGCTTCTTCATCATAGGCAATCTGCTCTGCGCGATCTCTCCAAACTACTGGGTGCTGATGGTTGCCCGCATCGTAACCGCGCTTTGCCACGGCGCCTTCTTCGGCATTGGCTCGGTGGTCGCGGCAAATTTGGTGACGCCCGACCGTAAGGCCAGCGCCGTCGCGCTGATGTTCACCGGCCTGACGCTCGCCAACGTTCTTGGCGTGCCGCTTGGAACCGCCATCGGCCAGGCCTACGGCTGGCGCTCCACCTTCGCGATCGTCACCGTTATCGGCATCGTCACTATTGTCGGCCTGATCGCGGTGCTTCCGAAGGACAGCCAGGAACAGCAGGGAAGCCTGCGCAGCGAAATCGCTGCCCTCAGAAATGCGCGCCTTTGGCTCGCCCTATCAACGACGGTGTTCTTCGCCGCATCGATGTTTGCTCTCTTCACCTATATTGCACCGCTCCTGCGCGACGTGACCGGCCTGACGCCTGATGGCGTGACCTGGACGCTCTTCCTGATCGGCCTCGGCCTGACGATCGGCAATCTGGTCGGCGGCAAGCTTGCGGACTGGAAGCTAGGCCCGACGCTCGCGGTTATGTTCGGCCTGATCGCGCTGACGTCCATCGCCTTCAGCATCACGATGCGCTCGCTTATCCCGACTGAGATCACCTTGTTCCTGTGGGCAATGGCCACTTTTGCCGCAGTGCCAGCCCTGCAGGTCGGTGTTGTCCGCTTCGGCAAGAATGCGCCGAACCTTGTCTCGACGATCAACATCGGCGCCTTCAACACAGGCAACGCGCTCGGCGCCTGGGCAGGCGGAATGGTCATCGATGCAGGTTTCGAGATGACCCGCGTTCCCCTCGCTGCGGCATTGATGGCCCTGCTCGGCCTCGGCGCAACCGCCCTCACCTATCTTTCCACCGAAGAGCAGCCAGACCCTGCTCTGGCCGAATGA
- a CDS encoding Lrp/AsnC family transcriptional regulator, which yields MVRAELDAIDIKILRELQVDGRMTNVELADRVGISAPPCLRRVRKLEESGIIEGYHAMLNSPKLGFDLVAFCMVGLKHQSEANLKAFAAATAEWPLVRQAWMVSGDSDFLLHCVAENLTRFQDFVIEVLTANEHVDTVRTMLTIRQVKRLGLVEV from the coding sequence TTGGTCCGCGCTGAACTCGACGCCATCGACATCAAGATACTGCGTGAACTGCAGGTCGACGGTCGCATGACCAATGTCGAGTTGGCCGACAGGGTCGGTATATCCGCGCCACCGTGCCTGCGTCGCGTTCGAAAGCTCGAGGAATCGGGGATTATCGAAGGCTATCACGCCATGCTGAACAGCCCGAAGCTCGGCTTCGATCTGGTGGCGTTCTGCATGGTCGGTCTCAAGCACCAGTCCGAAGCCAATCTCAAGGCCTTCGCCGCCGCCACAGCCGAATGGCCGCTGGTCCGGCAGGCATGGATGGTGTCCGGCGACAGCGATTTCCTGCTTCATTGCGTCGCCGAGAACCTGACGCGCTTCCAGGATTTCGTCATCGAAGTGCTGACAGCCAATGAGCACGTCGACACGGTTCGCACCATGCTGACGATCCGTCAGGTCAAGCGGCTGGGTCTGGTTGAAGTCTGA
- a CDS encoding UdgX family uracil-DNA binding protein (This protein belongs to the uracil DNA glycosylase superfamily, members of which act in excision repair of DNA. However, it belongs more specifically to UdgX branch, whose founding member was found to bind uracil in DNA (where it does not belong), without cleaving it, appears to promote DNA repair by a pathway involving RecA, rather than base excision.), with product MRHITLRGRGDLEEWRVAARALAIAGVASEEVEWHAEAEDGGLFRHDGEMPLPASSPDAAPLTVPPAFIELANAVICHSDPARFMLLYRLLVRLQADRRLLEQPSDEDVVRARLMEKSVRRDAHKMTAFVRFKEVGSGISVNGRRKFLAWFEPDHYIVGRKASFFQRRFNDMDWIILTPKGSAGWDGKTLTIGDDSCEKPDLSDAADELWRTYYANIFNPARLKVKAMQAEMPKKYWKNLPEADLIPGLIANAESQVLAMAKREATRPLPFHERLQEAARNAPGLPVAEAGTWESLREAAATCTRCPLHGPATQTVFGEGPRDAVAVFVGEQPGDQEDLAGRPFVGPAGSVFDQALVHAGIARSTIYVTNAVKHFKYEPRGKRRIHQRPNMGEVKYCRWWLEQELELIAPKLVVAMGATAVASLADGKFRFSDIRGEALATPDGRVLFTTVHPSYLLRLPDPAKKAEETDRFLQDMLKIQRLIESISQGDSIASIAR from the coding sequence ATGCGACACATAACGTTGCGCGGGCGAGGGGATCTGGAGGAATGGCGGGTTGCGGCCCGCGCCTTGGCCATCGCCGGCGTGGCCTCCGAGGAGGTCGAGTGGCACGCGGAAGCGGAGGATGGCGGGCTTTTTCGACATGACGGCGAAATGCCGCTTCCTGCGTCGTCGCCGGACGCGGCGCCATTGACGGTGCCGCCGGCCTTTATCGAATTGGCCAACGCTGTCATCTGCCATAGTGATCCGGCGCGCTTCATGTTGCTTTACCGGCTTCTCGTTCGCTTGCAGGCCGACCGACGGCTTCTGGAACAGCCTTCGGACGAAGACGTGGTGCGCGCACGCCTGATGGAGAAAAGCGTTCGGCGCGACGCACACAAGATGACGGCGTTCGTTCGGTTCAAGGAGGTCGGCAGCGGGATTTCGGTGAATGGTCGGCGCAAGTTTCTCGCCTGGTTCGAACCGGACCACTACATCGTCGGACGCAAGGCCTCGTTCTTTCAGAGGCGCTTCAACGATATGGACTGGATCATCCTAACACCGAAAGGCTCGGCGGGCTGGGATGGCAAGACGCTGACAATTGGCGATGACTCCTGCGAAAAGCCTGACCTTTCCGATGCAGCCGATGAACTTTGGCGCACCTACTACGCCAATATCTTCAATCCGGCGCGTTTGAAGGTGAAGGCGATGCAGGCAGAGATGCCGAAGAAATACTGGAAGAATCTGCCCGAAGCGGACCTCATTCCCGGTCTGATCGCAAATGCAGAGAGCCAGGTACTGGCAATGGCGAAGCGGGAGGCAACCCGTCCGCTGCCGTTCCACGAGCGTCTGCAGGAGGCGGCCCGAAATGCGCCCGGCTTGCCTGTGGCGGAGGCCGGAACATGGGAGTCGCTTCGAGAGGCAGCCGCGACCTGCACCCGCTGTCCGCTGCATGGCCCGGCGACACAAACGGTGTTCGGTGAGGGGCCGCGCGATGCCGTGGCGGTTTTCGTCGGCGAGCAACCGGGCGATCAGGAAGATCTGGCTGGACGACCTTTCGTCGGCCCGGCGGGCTCGGTTTTTGATCAGGCATTGGTTCACGCGGGCATCGCGCGATCGACAATCTACGTCACCAATGCGGTGAAACACTTCAAGTACGAACCTCGAGGCAAACGACGCATCCACCAGCGGCCGAACATGGGCGAGGTGAAATATTGTCGTTGGTGGCTCGAGCAGGAACTGGAGCTGATCGCTCCAAAGCTTGTTGTCGCGATGGGGGCAACAGCGGTTGCGTCATTGGCCGACGGAAAATTTCGTTTCTCGGATATCAGGGGCGAGGCGCTTGCGACCCCGGATGGCCGCGTGCTGTTTACGACGGTGCATCCGTCCTATCTGCTGCGCCTGCCGGATCCCGCCAAAAAAGCGGAGGAAACGGATCGGTTCCTTCAGGATATGCTGAAAATTCAGAGGCTTATTGAATCGATCTCGCAAGGAGATTCAATCGCATCGATTGCTCGATGA
- the greA gene encoding transcription elongation factor GreA, producing MVDKVPMTQGGFVKLQEELRWRQQEERPRIIEAIAEARAHGDLSENAEYHAAKEAQSHNEGRIAELEDLTARAEVIDLSKMSGSTIKFGAKVKLVDEDTEEEKTYQIVGDQEADVKQGRISISSPIARALIGKEVGDSIEVNAPGGSKAYEVLSISWG from the coding sequence ATGGTTGATAAGGTACCGATGACGCAGGGTGGTTTCGTCAAGCTGCAGGAAGAACTGCGCTGGCGTCAGCAGGAAGAGCGCCCACGAATCATCGAGGCGATCGCCGAAGCTCGTGCCCACGGTGACCTTTCCGAAAACGCCGAGTACCATGCCGCCAAGGAAGCGCAGAGCCACAACGAAGGCCGGATCGCCGAACTGGAAGATCTGACAGCTCGCGCCGAAGTCATCGACCTCTCGAAAATGTCCGGCAGCACGATCAAGTTCGGCGCCAAGGTGAAGCTGGTCGACGAGGACACCGAGGAAGAAAAGACCTACCAGATTGTCGGCGATCAGGAAGCTGACGTGAAGCAGGGCCGCATCTCCATCTCCTCCCCGATCGCCCGCGCGCTGATCGGCAAGGAAGTCGGCGATTCCATCGAAGTGAATGCGCCTGGGGGCTCCAAGGCCTACGAAGTGCTGTCCATCAGCTGGGGCTGA
- a CDS encoding alkene reductase produces MSKLFEPTQVGDLTLKNHIVMAPLTRNRSPGAVPNDLNVEYYRQRATAGLIITEATAITHQGQGYADVPGLYSKEAIAGWKRVTDAVHEQGGKIVVQMWHVGRISHDTLQPNGGKPVSSTNKVAKSKTYLVNPDGSGAFAPTSEPRALETAEIAGIVEDYRKAARAAIEAGFDGVEIHAANGYLIDQFLRSGINDRTDQYGGSIENRARFLFQVVDAITEEIGARRTGIRISPVTPANDSADTDPQPIFTYVVEGLAKYDLSYIHIIEGATGGDRNYQQGEKPFDYKALRTAYEKAGGKASWMVNNGYDRQMAIDVVESGEADLVAFGKPFISNPDLVQRLKDNAPLAGLDQATLYGGGSTGYVDYPALEKAA; encoded by the coding sequence ATGAGCAAGCTTTTCGAACCGACGCAGGTTGGCGACCTGACGCTCAAGAACCATATCGTCATGGCGCCGCTGACGCGCAATCGTTCGCCCGGAGCCGTTCCGAACGACCTGAATGTCGAATATTATCGCCAGCGCGCGACCGCCGGCCTTATCATCACCGAGGCCACCGCGATCACCCATCAGGGTCAGGGCTACGCAGACGTTCCCGGTCTCTATTCGAAGGAAGCCATCGCCGGCTGGAAGCGCGTGACGGACGCCGTGCACGAGCAGGGCGGCAAGATCGTCGTCCAGATGTGGCACGTGGGCCGCATCTCTCATGACACGCTGCAGCCGAATGGCGGCAAGCCGGTCTCCTCGACGAACAAGGTTGCCAAGTCCAAGACCTATCTGGTCAACCCCGACGGCAGCGGCGCATTCGCACCGACGTCCGAGCCCCGTGCACTTGAGACCGCCGAAATCGCGGGTATCGTCGAGGACTACCGCAAGGCAGCCCGCGCAGCAATCGAGGCAGGCTTCGACGGCGTCGAGATCCACGCGGCAAACGGCTATCTGATCGACCAGTTCCTGCGCAGCGGCATCAACGATCGCACCGATCAGTACGGCGGCTCCATCGAGAACCGTGCCCGCTTCCTGTTCCAGGTCGTCGATGCGATCACCGAGGAAATCGGCGCGCGCCGCACCGGCATCCGCATTTCGCCCGTCACCCCCGCCAACGATTCGGCCGACACCGATCCGCAGCCGATCTTCACCTATGTCGTCGAGGGACTGGCCAAGTACGATCTGTCCTACATCCACATCATCGAAGGCGCGACGGGCGGCGATCGCAACTACCAGCAGGGGGAAAAGCCCTTCGACTACAAGGCGCTGCGTACGGCCTACGAAAAGGCTGGCGGCAAGGCGAGCTGGATGGTCAACAACGGCTACGATCGTCAGATGGCGATCGACGTTGTCGAAAGCGGCGAAGCCGATCTCGTCGCCTTCGGCAAGCCTTTCATCTCCAACCCCGATCTCGTCCAGCGTCTGAAGGACAATGCGCCCCTCGCAGGGCTCGATCAGGCAACGCTCTACGGCGGTGGATCGACGGGCTACGTCGACTATCCTGCCCTCGAAAAGGCAGCCTGA
- a CDS encoding LysR family transcriptional regulator VtlR, with protein sequence MPLDWDKLRIFHAAAEAGSFTHAADKLHLSQSAISRQVSALEQDVGTKLFHRHARGLILTEQGELLYRTAHDVLLKLETVKMQLTETTETPTGKLRVTTTVGLGQGWLTDKIQEFMQLYPDVQIQLILDNEEVDVNMRYADCAIRLRQPVQSDLIQRKLFTVHMHVYAAPSYINRHGEPQTVEDLDNHRIITFGEPAPNYLLDVNWLEVAGRSSDNKRIPHLQINSQTSIKRACLLGMGVACMPDYIVGRDPGLIQLPINADVPSFDTYFCYPDEMKNAAKLKAFRDFIVSKARNWNF encoded by the coding sequence ATGCCATTGGATTGGGACAAGCTGCGTATTTTTCACGCAGCTGCCGAAGCGGGCTCGTTTACGCATGCGGCCGACAAGCTGCATCTGTCTCAATCCGCCATCAGCCGCCAGGTCAGCGCTCTTGAGCAGGATGTCGGCACCAAGCTGTTCCACCGCCATGCCCGCGGCCTGATCCTGACAGAACAGGGCGAGCTGCTTTATCGCACCGCGCACGACGTTCTCCTGAAGCTCGAAACGGTGAAGATGCAACTCACCGAGACGACGGAAACGCCGACCGGCAAGCTGCGTGTCACGACGACCGTCGGCCTTGGCCAGGGCTGGCTGACGGACAAGATCCAGGAGTTCATGCAGCTCTACCCTGACGTCCAGATCCAGCTGATCCTCGACAACGAGGAAGTGGACGTGAACATGCGCTACGCCGATTGCGCCATACGGCTTCGCCAGCCGGTGCAATCGGACCTGATTCAGCGCAAGCTGTTCACCGTGCACATGCACGTCTATGCGGCCCCCTCCTACATCAACAGGCACGGGGAACCGCAGACGGTGGAGGATCTCGACAACCACCGCATCATCACTTTCGGCGAACCGGCACCGAACTATCTCCTCGACGTCAACTGGCTGGAGGTCGCCGGACGCTCGTCCGACAACAAGCGTATTCCGCATCTGCAGATCAACAGCCAGACCTCTATCAAGCGCGCCTGCCTGCTCGGCATGGGCGTCGCCTGCATGCCGGATTACATCGTCGGCCGTGACCCGGGTCTGATTCAGCTACCGATAAACGCCGATGTTCCGTCGTTCGACACCTACTTCTGCTACCCGGATGAAATGAAAAATGCGGCCAAACTCAAGGCCTTCCGGGACTTCATCGTCAGCAAGGCGCGCAACTGGAACTTCTAG
- a CDS encoding glycosyltransferase family 4 protein — protein MVDVKDVEVIAPNFKKRLSGVTSTIIQLVPIQRNLGQKVAALGPGLPGRLPHIRFSDLTRLWRPPEGKPFRIWHARRNIEMLPAIILRDLLRMPLKIVFTSASQRKHSGWTKWLISRMDAVIATSGKTAGYLEVPSNVVLHGIDTHRFAPAADKAAARRACGLDETKKTVGCFGRVRHQKGTDLFVESMIRLLPDRPDWNAIIAGRATPQHISFENDLKQRVAAAGLSDRILFVGEHTNIDDWYKALDLFIAPQRWEGFGLTPLEAMSTAVPVVATDVGAFPELLVTGPGETGIIIARDNIDAMVDAAAQLMDDTARRDAAADHARAHSLQSFSIDGEAQKLGAVYNRLFSAA, from the coding sequence ATCGTCGACGTCAAGGACGTCGAGGTCATAGCGCCGAACTTCAAGAAGCGCCTGTCGGGCGTTACCTCCACCATCATTCAGCTGGTCCCCATTCAGCGCAACCTTGGACAAAAGGTTGCGGCCCTGGGGCCCGGCCTGCCCGGCCGCTTGCCGCATATCCGCTTTTCCGACCTGACGCGCCTGTGGCGACCGCCTGAAGGAAAGCCGTTCCGCATCTGGCATGCGCGCCGCAACATCGAGATGTTGCCGGCGATCATCCTGCGCGATCTGCTGAGAATGCCGCTCAAGATCGTTTTCACCTCGGCTTCGCAGCGCAAGCATAGCGGCTGGACGAAGTGGCTGATTTCCCGAATGGACGCGGTCATCGCGACCAGCGGCAAGACCGCCGGCTATCTCGAGGTGCCGAGCAATGTCGTGCTGCATGGGATCGATACGCATCGCTTTGCGCCGGCAGCCGACAAGGCCGCTGCCAGGCGCGCCTGCGGGCTCGACGAGACCAAGAAGACCGTCGGCTGTTTCGGTCGCGTTCGACACCAGAAGGGCACCGATCTCTTCGTCGAAAGCATGATCCGCCTGCTTCCCGACCGCCCCGATTGGAACGCGATCATTGCCGGGCGGGCAACGCCGCAGCACATCAGCTTCGAAAACGACCTGAAACAGCGTGTCGCGGCAGCCGGCCTTTCCGATCGCATCCTCTTCGTCGGAGAGCACACCAATATCGACGACTGGTACAAGGCGTTGGATCTTTTCATCGCGCCACAGCGCTGGGAAGGCTTTGGCCTGACGCCGCTGGAAGCCATGTCGACAGCCGTGCCTGTCGTCGCAACCGATGTCGGCGCCTTTCCGGAACTGCTGGTCACCGGCCCAGGGGAAACCGGCATCATCATCGCGCGCGACAATATCGACGCCATGGTCGACGCTGCTGCCCAGTTGATGGACGATACGGCAAGACGCGACGCGGCGGCGGACCATGCACGCGCACATTCGCTTCAGTCGTTCAGCATCGATGGTGAAGCGCAGAAACTCGGCGCGGTCTATAACCGGCTATTCTCAGCAGCCTGA
- the trxB gene encoding thioredoxin-disulfide reductase, translating into MSARHTKVLIIGSGPAGYTAAVYAARAMLKPVLIAGMEQGGQLMITTDVENYPGFADPIQGPWLMDQMLQQAKHVGAEIVNDIVTEVDMNQRPFVAHTDSGQVWTADTLIIATGAKAKWLGIESEQHFQGFGVSACATCDGFFYRNKDVIVVGGGNSAVEEALYLSNIAKSVTVVHRRDSFRSEKILQERLFSKENIKVLWNTEVAEITGAAAKPPMPPSVSGARLRDTRTGAITEVAVDGVFVAIGHAPATELFKGKLKLKDNGYLWTAPDSTATSLEGVYAAGDVTDDTFRQAITAAGMGCMAALEAERYLTGHMPVAVAAE; encoded by the coding sequence ATGTCCGCCCGCCACACAAAGGTGCTCATCATCGGCTCCGGGCCTGCCGGTTACACGGCTGCCGTCTATGCGGCTCGCGCAATGCTGAAGCCCGTGCTGATCGCCGGCATGGAGCAAGGCGGACAGCTGATGATCACCACCGACGTGGAGAACTATCCGGGCTTTGCAGATCCGATCCAGGGCCCGTGGCTGATGGATCAGATGCTGCAGCAGGCCAAGCATGTCGGCGCAGAGATCGTCAACGACATCGTGACGGAAGTGGACATGAACCAGCGTCCTTTCGTTGCCCATACGGACAGCGGACAGGTCTGGACGGCTGACACGTTGATCATCGCGACCGGCGCCAAGGCCAAGTGGCTTGGCATCGAAAGCGAGCAGCATTTCCAGGGCTTCGGCGTCTCGGCCTGCGCCACCTGCGATGGCTTCTTCTATCGCAACAAGGACGTGATCGTCGTCGGCGGCGGCAACAGCGCCGTCGAGGAAGCACTTTACCTTTCCAATATCGCGAAGTCGGTCACCGTCGTGCATCGCCGCGACAGCTTCCGTTCGGAAAAGATCCTGCAGGAGCGCCTGTTCTCCAAGGAGAACATCAAGGTGCTGTGGAACACGGAAGTTGCGGAAATCACCGGGGCGGCGGCCAAGCCGCCGATGCCGCCGTCCGTCAGTGGCGCGCGCCTGCGCGACACCCGTACCGGCGCCATCACCGAGGTCGCTGTCGATGGCGTCTTCGTCGCGATCGGCCACGCGCCCGCCACCGAACTTTTCAAGGGCAAGCTGAAGCTCAAGGATAACGGCTATCTCTGGACCGCGCCGGACTCGACCGCGACCAGCCTGGAGGGGGTCTATGCCGCTGGTGACGTGACGGACGATACGTTCCGTCAGGCAATCACCGCTGCCGGCATGGGATGCATGGCCGCCCTGGAAGCCGAACGTTATCTGACGGGCCATATGCCCGTCGCCGTTGCCGCGGAGTAG
- a CDS encoding aminoglycoside phosphotransferase family protein gives MFQTYLDRWHLVPDGDPIVTHSSNLLPVIWQDQPAILKIAHDASEMAGGQLMQWWDGNGAATVFACSDEAVLLERAPGTRSLLTMAMHGEDDEASRIICATVAKLHAPRSKPNPPLIELHEWFRALAPAAQTYGGILSDCDRIAAALLSAPRGRTVLHGDIHHSNILDFGTHGWRAIDPKALFGERGYDYANIFANHDLAAITDRNRLRRQLGIVSAATNLDTRRLLQWIAAYSGLSAAWFLGDGATLSAEAPLAVARIAVAELG, from the coding sequence ATGTTTCAAACCTACCTGGACCGCTGGCATCTCGTGCCAGACGGCGACCCCATTGTCACCCATTCCAGCAATCTCCTTCCCGTCATTTGGCAGGACCAGCCGGCAATCCTGAAGATCGCTCACGACGCCTCGGAGATGGCAGGCGGTCAACTGATGCAATGGTGGGATGGCAACGGCGCGGCGACGGTCTTTGCCTGCAGCGACGAGGCCGTGTTGCTGGAAAGAGCGCCGGGCACCAGGTCGCTTCTGACCATGGCGATGCACGGCGAGGACGACGAAGCAAGCCGCATCATCTGCGCCACTGTTGCAAAGCTTCACGCGCCACGCAGCAAACCTAACCCGCCGCTGATCGAACTTCATGAATGGTTTCGAGCACTCGCACCGGCAGCGCAAACCTATGGCGGCATACTCTCCGATTGCGACAGGATCGCCGCAGCCCTGCTGTCCGCCCCTCGCGGCAGGACGGTTCTCCATGGCGATATCCATCATTCGAACATCCTGGATTTCGGCACCCATGGCTGGCGTGCGATCGACCCCAAGGCTCTCTTTGGAGAACGCGGCTACGATTATGCCAATATCTTCGCCAATCACGATCTCGCGGCCATAACGGACAGAAACAGGCTGCGCCGACAGCTTGGCATCGTATCGGCTGCGACAAATCTCGACACCCGACGCCTTCTGCAATGGATCGCAGCCTATTCCGGGCTTTCCGCAGCCTGGTTTCTCGGAGACGGCGCAACGCTCTCGGCAGAAGCGCCCCTCGCCGTCGCCCGCATCGCCGTCGCCGAACTGGGTTGA
- a CDS encoding ArsR/SmtB family transcription factor — protein MDKDEILKALSHPKRMEILNWLKKPEEHFTSQEHPLEMGVCASQFERCGLSQSTVSAHLGTLSRADLVTTRRVGQWIFYKRNEETIAAFLKQLSQDL, from the coding sequence ATGGATAAGGACGAGATCCTCAAGGCTCTCTCGCATCCGAAGAGGATGGAGATCCTCAATTGGCTGAAGAAGCCGGAGGAGCATTTCACCTCGCAGGAACACCCCCTGGAGATGGGCGTCTGCGCCAGCCAGTTCGAACGCTGCGGCCTGTCCCAATCGACCGTATCCGCCCATCTCGGCACGCTCAGCCGGGCAGATCTCGTAACCACCCGCCGTGTCGGACAATGGATCTTCTACAAACGCAACGAAGAGACCATAGCCGCCTTTTTGAAGCAGCTCTCACAGGATCTCTGA
- a CDS encoding putative DNA modification/repair radical SAM protein, with the protein MRKSLKERLAILSDAAKYDASCASSGTTKRDSGASGGLGSTEGSGICHAYAPDGRCISLLKILLTNFCIYDCAYCVNRSSSNVERARFTPEEVVWLVLEFYRRNYIEGLFLSSGIIRSSDYTMEQLVRIARELRVTHNFRGYIHLKAIPEASPQLIEEAGLYADRLSLNIELPTDAGVARLAPEKKPSEIRRSMADLRLKIEAAGEPTLQTKRRKRFVPAGQSTQMIVGADGANDAAILGCSANLYGSYGLRRVYYSAFSPIPDSSSTLPLIKPPLMREHRLYQADWLYRFYGFGIDEITSSETDGMLDLDLDPKLSWALRHRGEFPVDINKADRERLLRVPGFGTKTVKSLLSARRFRRLRMDDLSRLGVSIKKVQAFIIVEDWSPRRLIDRPDLRQMFEPQPEQLRLL; encoded by the coding sequence ATGAGAAAGTCACTCAAAGAACGACTGGCCATTCTTTCCGATGCTGCAAAGTATGATGCTTCCTGCGCCTCAAGCGGGACAACGAAGCGCGATTCGGGAGCATCCGGCGGCCTTGGCTCGACGGAAGGATCCGGCATCTGCCACGCTTACGCACCCGATGGGCGGTGTATTTCCCTGCTCAAGATCCTGCTGACCAATTTCTGCATCTATGACTGTGCGTACTGCGTCAATCGCTCGTCGAGCAACGTGGAGCGCGCACGCTTTACGCCGGAAGAAGTCGTCTGGCTCGTGCTGGAATTCTATCGTCGCAACTATATCGAGGGCCTGTTCCTCTCGTCGGGGATCATCCGGTCGTCGGACTATACGATGGAGCAGCTCGTCAGGATCGCGCGGGAATTGCGGGTAACGCATAATTTTCGCGGCTATATCCATCTCAAGGCCATCCCCGAGGCCTCGCCGCAGCTGATTGAAGAGGCGGGGCTCTATGCCGACCGGCTCTCGCTGAATATCGAACTCCCCACCGATGCCGGCGTCGCGCGGCTTGCGCCGGAAAAGAAGCCGTCCGAAATCCGTCGCTCGATGGCTGATCTCCGCCTGAAGATAGAGGCGGCGGGTGAGCCGACATTGCAGACAAAGCGTCGCAAGCGGTTTGTACCGGCGGGACAGAGCACGCAGATGATTGTCGGTGCTGATGGCGCCAACGACGCCGCCATCCTCGGCTGCAGCGCCAATCTCTACGGAAGCTATGGCCTGCGCCGCGTCTACTATTCGGCCTTCAGCCCTATCCCCGACTCGTCCAGCACCTTGCCGCTCATCAAGCCGCCCTTGATGCGCGAGCATCGACTGTACCAGGCCGATTGGCTTTATCGCTTCTACGGCTTCGGTATCGATGAGATCACCTCGTCTGAGACCGACGGGATGCTCGACCTTGATCTGGATCCGAAGCTCTCCTGGGCGCTTCGCCATCGAGGCGAGTTCCCGGTCGATATCAACAAGGCTGATCGGGAGAGGCTGCTTCGGGTTCCGGGTTTTGGAACGAAGACGGTGAAATCCCTGCTGTCGGCGAGACGCTTCCGCCGATTGCGAATGGATGACCTTTCGCGTCTCGGGGTTTCGATCAAGAAGGTGCAGGCATTCATCATTGTCGAAGACTGGTCGCCGCGGCGACTGATCGATCGGCCCGATCTTCGCCAGATGTTCGAGCCGCAGCCGGAGCAGTTGAGGTTGCTGTGA